The following proteins come from a genomic window of Phycodurus eques isolate BA_2022a chromosome 9, UOR_Pequ_1.1, whole genome shotgun sequence:
- the LOC133407808 gene encoding neuronal acetylcholine receptor subunit alpha-9-II: protein MIQIVCLGMLLPSVVHSAQGHYAHKLLKDLMENYTSALRPVEDTDRALNLTLQITLSQIKDMDERNQVLIAYLWIRQRWHDAYLKWNKEDYDGLEVIHIPSNLVWRPDLVLYNKADDALSGPMDTNVKLRYNGEITWDAPAITKSSCVVDVSYFPFDSQECNLTFGSWTYNGNQVDVFMGMDSGDLSDFVENVEWECHGMPATKNVIMYGCCSDPYPDITYTVLLQRRSSFYIFNLLLPCFLISFLAPLGFYLPADSGEKVSLGVTVLLALTVFQLMVAESMPPSESVPLIGKYYIATMTMVTASTALTIFIMNIHFCGPEAKPVPRWAKVLIIDYMSKIFCVYEVGENCASSASARSAQDDIGRRYFASRIGANGQAGGHSGPDERRGQKAATPRQPPRMKTQQHITRAERSLFSSFPLGKYKESDGKVPAGDCCKDDRKVPFCPGDKKPPARSPARTSGACALCRHGNGGDPKLARNVEYIANCFREQRATCAKGAEWKKIAKVMDRFFMWIFFTMVFLMSILVIGKAP from the exons ATGATCCAAATAGTCTGCCTGGGCATGCTCCTACCGTCGG TGGTCCACTCGGCCCAGGGTCACTATGCCCACAAGCTCCTCAAGGATTTGATGGAGAACTATACCAGCGCCCTGCGGCCCGTGGAGGACACAGACCGAGCGCTTAACCTCACTTTACAGATCACGCTCTCGCAGATCAAAGACATG GACGAGAGGAACCAGGTGTTGATCGCCTACCTGTGGATAAGGCAGAGGTGGCACGACGCTTACCTGAAGTGGAATAAAGAGGACTACGACGGACTGGAGGTCATCCACATCCCCAGCAACCTTGTGTGGAGACCCGACCTCGTCCTCTATAACAA GGCCGACGACGCCCTGTCGGGGCCCATGGACACCAACGTGAAGCTGCGCTACAACGGAGAGATCACCTGGGACGCTCCCGCCATCACCAAGAGCTCCTGCGTGGTGGACGTCTCTTACTTCCCCTTCGACAGCCAGGAATGTAACCTGACCTTCGGATCCTGGACCTACAATGGAAACCAG GTGGACGTCTTCATGGGCATGGACAGCGGCGACCTGTCCGACTTTGTCGAAAATGTGGAGTGGGAGTGCCACGGCATGCCGGCCACCAAGAACGTCATCATGTACGGCTGTTGCTCCGACCCGTACCCCGACATCACCTACACCGTGCTGCTGCAGCGCCGCTCGTCCTTCTACATCTTCAACCTCCTCCTCCCGTGCTTCCTCATCTCCTTCTTGGCTCCTCTCGGGTTCTACCTGCCCGCAGACTCAGGGGAGAAGGTCTCCCTGGGGGTGACGGTGCTGCTGGCTCTCACCGTGTTCCAGCTCATGGTGGCTGAGAGTATGCCCCCCTCGGAGAGCGTGCCTCTTATAG GCAAGTACTATATCGCCACCATGACCATGGTGACGGCGTCCACAGCTCTCACCATCTTCATCATGAATATCCACTTCTGCGGTCCCGAGGCCAAACCCGTTCCGCGCTGGGCAAAAGTGCTCATCATCGACTACATGTCCAAGATCTTCTGCGTGTACGAGGTGGGCGAGAACTGCGCCTCCTCCGCGTCCGCTCGCTCGGCTCAGGACGATATCGGTCGCCGGTACTTCGCCTCCCGGATCGGAGCCAACGGCCAAGCGGGAGGTCACAGCGGTCCAGATGAGCGACGGGGGCAAAAGGCCGCAACGCCGCGACAACCTCCCAGAATGAAAACTCAGCAGCACATCACCAGGGCCGAGAGGAGCCTCTTCTCCAGCTTTCCGCTCGGGAAATACAAAGAATCGGACGGGAAAGTTCCGGCAGGGGACTGCTGTAAAGACGACCGCAAGGTTCCGTTTTGCCCCGGAGACAAAAAACCACCGGCCCGAAGCCCCGCGCGAACGTCAGGGGCCTGTGCGTTGTGTCGTCATGGCAACGGCGGGGACCCGAAGTTGGCGCGCAACGTCGAGTACATCGCAAACTGTTTCCGAGAGCAGAGGGCCACGTGCGCCAAGGGGGCCGAGTGGAAGAAGATTGCCAAAGTGATGGACAGGTTCTTCATGTGGATCTTCTTCACCATGGTCTTCCTCATGAGCATCCTGGTCATCGGGAAGGCCCCGTGA